A DNA window from Chitinibacter fontanus contains the following coding sequences:
- a CDS encoding 2-oxoglutarate dehydrogenase E1 component, producing MMKELETNSQLFGGNAPFVEDLYEQYLIDASSVDAQWRTYFDQLQQTPGSVARDVVRAPIEESFRQLAKQSVRAVGVVDEAATERQVNLLRMISAYRIMGSRAAKLDPLKRMEKGPIAELEPKSHGLTDSDMAIKLGTNIVGLERATPTEVLGFLQQTYCGNIGLEYMHITTGEERKWVQDFFESRRSQPSFNVEQKKRILKQVTAAETLEQYLHKKYVGQKRFSLEGGDSMIPAVDYLAQAAGAVGVQEIVIGMAHRGRLNMLVNILGKLPRDLFGEFEGRYNTQLASGDVKYHMGFSSDIPTPGGPLHLTLAFNPSHLEIVNPVVEGSVRARQHRRKDLTGDQVLPLLIHGDSAFIGLGTNQGTFNLSQTRGYGTGGTVHLVINNQVGFTTSDIRDNRSSLFSTDIAKMVEAPIFHVNGDDPEAVCLVTEAALQYRQKFHKDVVIDLVCYRKHGHNEADDPFVTQPMMYKKVAAHPGPRKVYADQLIAQGVVTQAEADGMIQAYRDALDRGEHVEQTTLTDYKRSYAVDWTKYLGTHWRHPVNTSVPQADLVRLTEKFTQYPADFKLRGNVEKIVKERVLMAKGEVPVDWGMAEHLAYSTLLTEGMGVRISGEDSGRGTFNHRHAVLHDQNREKWDHGVHIPLQNLSENQGHFLVIDSILNEEAVLAFEYGYACSAPDELTIWEAQFGDFANGAQVVIDQFITSGETKWGRLCGLTMILPHGYDGQGPEHSSARVERYLQLCAEHNVQVLMLSESAQMFHALRRQMLRPYRKPLIIIMSKKLLKAKNACSPIEHFTSGEFRPVIGEAQELDAKKVKRVICCSGQVYYDLIAGRTERDLKEIAIVRVEQLYPFPAEELQAELQKYPNAKEIMWVQEEPRNQGAWHQIRHRLEAVLEAKQTLTFAGRPSSASPAVGYMSKHNAQLKAFVEEAMTL from the coding sequence ATGATGAAAGAACTTGAAACGAATTCTCAGCTGTTCGGCGGGAATGCTCCGTTTGTAGAAGACCTCTACGAACAATATTTGATTGATGCGTCTTCTGTTGATGCGCAATGGCGTACTTACTTCGATCAGTTGCAGCAAACGCCGGGTTCTGTGGCCCGTGATGTGGTGCGTGCGCCGATTGAAGAGTCATTCCGCCAATTGGCTAAACAGTCTGTGCGTGCCGTCGGTGTAGTCGATGAGGCTGCCACTGAGCGTCAAGTGAACTTGCTGCGCATGATTTCGGCTTATCGCATTATGGGTAGCCGTGCTGCGAAGCTTGATCCGCTCAAACGCATGGAAAAAGGCCCGATTGCTGAATTGGAGCCAAAATCGCACGGTTTGACCGACAGCGATATGGCAATCAAGCTCGGCACCAATATCGTCGGCCTTGAGCGCGCAACGCCAACTGAAGTACTGGGCTTTTTGCAGCAAACTTATTGCGGCAATATCGGCCTGGAATACATGCACATCACCACGGGCGAAGAGCGCAAGTGGGTGCAGGACTTCTTCGAAAGCCGTCGCTCACAGCCAAGCTTTAATGTTGAGCAGAAAAAACGCATTCTGAAGCAAGTGACTGCCGCAGAAACGCTTGAGCAGTACTTACACAAAAAATATGTAGGTCAAAAACGCTTCTCGCTGGAAGGCGGCGATAGCATGATTCCAGCGGTTGATTACCTTGCGCAAGCAGCAGGTGCCGTTGGCGTGCAAGAAATCGTCATCGGTATGGCCCACCGCGGTCGTTTGAACATGCTGGTGAACATCCTTGGCAAATTGCCGCGTGATCTGTTTGGCGAGTTCGAAGGCCGTTACAACACGCAATTGGCATCGGGCGATGTGAAATATCACATGGGCTTTAGCTCTGATATTCCAACCCCAGGTGGTCCATTGCATTTGACATTGGCATTTAACCCGTCTCACCTTGAGATCGTGAATCCAGTGGTTGAAGGCTCGGTGCGTGCGCGTCAACACCGTCGTAAAGACCTAACTGGCGATCAAGTATTGCCACTGTTGATTCACGGTGATTCAGCGTTCATCGGCTTGGGTACTAACCAAGGTACGTTCAACCTGTCGCAAACGCGCGGTTATGGTACGGGTGGTACGGTTCACTTGGTAATCAATAACCAAGTTGGTTTCACCACTTCGGATATTCGCGATAATCGTTCTAGCTTGTTTAGTACTGACATCGCCAAGATGGTTGAAGCACCGATTTTCCATGTGAACGGTGATGATCCTGAAGCGGTTTGTTTGGTGACTGAAGCTGCGTTGCAATACCGTCAGAAATTCCACAAAGACGTGGTGATTGATCTGGTTTGCTACCGCAAACACGGCCACAACGAAGCGGATGATCCATTTGTAACTCAGCCAATGATGTACAAAAAGGTTGCTGCTCACCCAGGCCCACGTAAAGTGTACGCGGATCAATTGATCGCTCAGGGCGTCGTTACGCAAGCTGAAGCTGATGGCATGATTCAGGCCTACCGTGATGCGCTCGATCGTGGCGAGCACGTTGAGCAAACCACGCTGACCGATTACAAACGCTCTTACGCAGTCGATTGGACCAAATACTTGGGTACGCACTGGCGTCATCCAGTGAATACCTCAGTGCCGCAAGCCGACTTGGTGCGCTTGACTGAGAAATTTACGCAATACCCAGCCGATTTCAAATTACGCGGTAACGTTGAAAAAATCGTTAAAGAGCGCGTGTTGATGGCCAAAGGTGAAGTACCAGTAGATTGGGGTATGGCTGAGCATTTGGCTTACTCAACGCTGCTGACCGAAGGCATGGGCGTACGTATTTCAGGGGAAGACTCAGGTCGCGGCACGTTTAATCACCGTCACGCGGTGTTGCATGATCAAAACCGCGAGAAGTGGGATCACGGCGTACATATTCCGCTGCAAAATTTGTCTGAAAACCAAGGTCATTTCTTGGTGATTGACTCGATCTTGAACGAAGAAGCGGTTCTGGCGTTTGAATATGGCTACGCTTGTTCGGCACCGGATGAATTGACGATCTGGGAAGCGCAGTTTGGTGACTTCGCCAACGGTGCACAGGTGGTGATTGACCAGTTTATTACTTCCGGTGAAACCAAATGGGGCCGTTTGTGTGGTCTGACGATGATCTTGCCACACGGTTATGATGGTCAAGGTCCAGAGCACTCATCAGCGCGTGTTGAGCGTTACTTGCAATTGTGTGCTGAGCACAATGTGCAAGTATTGATGCTGTCTGAATCAGCACAAATGTTCCACGCGCTGCGTCGTCAGATGCTGCGTCCATATCGCAAGCCTTTGATCATCATCATGAGCAAAAAACTGCTCAAAGCGAAAAACGCTTGCAGCCCAATCGAGCATTTCACTAGCGGCGAATTCCGCCCTGTGATCGGTGAGGCGCAAGAGTTGGATGCGAAGAAAGTAAAACGCGTGATCTGCTGCTCAGGTCAGGTGTATTACGATTTGATCGCTGGCCGTACCGAGCGCGATTTGAAAGAAATCGCCATCGTCCGCGTTGAGCAGTTGTATCCGTTCCCAGCTGAAGAGCTGCAAGCAGAGTTGCAAAAATATCCAAACGCCAAAGAAATTATGTGGGTACAAGAAGAGCCACGTAACCAAGGCGCATGGCATCAGATTCGTCACCGCCTCGAAGCGGTGCTCGAAGCGAAGCAGACACTGACCTTCGCAGGTCGCCCATCGTCAGCTTCGCCAGCCGTAGGGTATATGAGCAAACACAATGCACAGCTCAAGGCCTTCGTCGAAGAAGCAATGACCTTGTAA
- the gltA gene encoding citrate synthase, producing MEKKVTLTYNDGQNTLEMPVLKSTLGPDVVDIRSFSKTGMFTFDPGFLATSSCESKITFIDGDLGQLYYRGYPIEQLAEESDYLEVCYLLINGELPTAAQKAEFEKTVSSHTMIHEQLTAFFKGFRRDSHPMAMMVGVVGALSAFYQDSLDISNPEHRKVAMFRLISKIPTIAAMCYRYNQGLPFVYPRNDLSYTANFMHMMFSTPCEKYEPNPVLVRALDVIFTLHADHEQNASTSTVRLAGSSGANPFACIAAGIACLWGPSHGGANEAVLLMLDEIGSVEAVPAFMEGVKAKTHKLMGFGHRVYKNMDPRANVMRRICHEVLNELGLQDDPKFKLAMELEKIALEDPYFIERKLYPNVDFYSGIVQSALGIPVPMFTVIFALARTVGWISHWNEMISDPGMKIGRPRQQYTGAEKRDYVPMDKRG from the coding sequence ATGGAAAAGAAAGTCACGCTGACTTATAACGATGGCCAGAACACGCTGGAAATGCCTGTTTTGAAATCTACTTTGGGTCCAGATGTAGTCGACATCCGCAGTTTTTCTAAAACTGGTATGTTTACTTTTGACCCCGGCTTTTTGGCAACTTCTAGCTGCGAATCGAAAATCACTTTCATCGATGGTGATTTGGGTCAGCTGTACTATCGTGGTTACCCGATCGAGCAATTGGCTGAAGAGTCTGATTACCTCGAAGTATGCTACCTGTTGATCAACGGCGAATTGCCGACTGCAGCCCAAAAAGCTGAGTTTGAAAAAACCGTTTCAAGCCACACGATGATTCACGAGCAATTGACCGCCTTCTTCAAAGGCTTCCGTCGTGATTCACACCCAATGGCAATGATGGTCGGTGTGGTTGGCGCCTTGTCTGCGTTCTACCAAGACAGCTTGGACATCAGCAATCCAGAACACCGCAAAGTAGCAATGTTCCGCCTGATTTCTAAGATCCCAACGATTGCGGCAATGTGCTACCGCTACAACCAAGGTCTGCCGTTCGTTTACCCACGTAACGATTTGAGCTACACCGCGAACTTCATGCACATGATGTTCTCGACGCCTTGCGAAAAATACGAACCAAATCCAGTACTGGTACGTGCACTTGACGTGATCTTCACGCTGCACGCAGACCACGAGCAAAATGCTTCAACGTCAACTGTACGTTTGGCAGGCTCGTCTGGCGCGAACCCATTTGCATGTATCGCAGCCGGTATCGCATGTCTGTGGGGCCCATCGCACGGCGGCGCCAACGAAGCAGTATTGCTGATGCTTGACGAAATCGGTTCGGTTGAAGCCGTTCCAGCCTTCATGGAAGGCGTGAAAGCCAAAACGCACAAACTGATGGGCTTTGGTCACCGCGTCTACAAAAACATGGACCCACGCGCCAATGTAATGCGTCGCATCTGTCACGAAGTGTTGAACGAACTCGGTCTGCAAGATGATCCGAAATTCAAACTGGCGATGGAATTGGAAAAAATCGCGCTGGAAGATCCGTACTTCATCGAGCGTAAGCTGTATCCAAATGTCGACTTCTACTCAGGTATTGTTCAATCGGCCTTGGGTATCCCAGTACCGATGTTCACAGTGATCTTCGCCTTGGCGCGTACCGTAGGCTGGATCAGCCACTGGAACGAAATGATCTCTGATCCAGGTATGAAGATTGGTCGTCCACGTCAGCAATACACTGGCGCGGAAAAACGCGATTACGTACCAATGGACAAGCGCGGTTAA
- a CDS encoding FAD assembly factor SdhE codes for MDEVELKRIIWRSRRGLLELDLQLERFVNEVLPTLNEQELAVYEQILMLPDWDFLEYVNGKSVCPDPELAEMIARIAAANAGSHGETNNNAAGIAERTTEAL; via the coding sequence ATGGATGAAGTAGAACTGAAACGAATTATCTGGCGTTCACGGCGCGGTTTGTTGGAGCTGGATTTGCAACTTGAACGTTTTGTGAATGAAGTTCTACCGACATTGAACGAGCAAGAACTGGCGGTGTACGAGCAAATTTTGATGCTGCCAGATTGGGATTTCTTGGAATACGTCAACGGTAAATCGGTCTGTCCAGACCCCGAACTTGCCGAGATGATCGCGCGGATTGCTGCAGCCAATGCAGGCAGTCATGGCGAAACAAACAATAACGCAGCCGGCATTGCCGAGCGCACTACCGAAGCGCTTTAA
- a CDS encoding succinate dehydrogenase iron-sulfur subunit, translating to MATQTVKFRVYRYDPDKDAKPYMQDISVEVDTTTERKLLDALVKLKVVDESLSFRRSCREGVCGSDAMNINGKNGLACITDIDTLKQPIEVRPLPGLPVIRDLIVDMTQFFKQYHSIKPYVINDSPAPDRERLQSQEDRKELDGLYECILCACCSTSCPSFWWNPDKFVGPAGLLAAYRFIADTRDEATSQRLDDLEDPYRLFRCHSIMNCVDVCPKELNPTKAIGKIKDLMVKRIS from the coding sequence ATGGCTACTCAAACCGTCAAATTCCGTGTTTATCGCTACGATCCTGATAAAGACGCAAAACCGTATATGCAAGACATCAGCGTTGAAGTCGATACCACGACTGAACGCAAATTGCTTGATGCCTTGGTGAAACTGAAAGTTGTTGATGAGTCATTGTCATTCCGCCGTTCATGCCGCGAAGGCGTGTGTGGCTCGGATGCGATGAATATCAATGGCAAAAATGGCCTGGCCTGTATTACTGACATCGACACGCTCAAGCAGCCGATCGAAGTGCGCCCATTGCCAGGCTTGCCAGTGATTCGTGACTTGATCGTCGATATGACGCAGTTCTTTAAGCAATATCACTCGATCAAGCCGTACGTAATCAACGACAGCCCCGCGCCGGATCGTGAACGTCTGCAAAGCCAGGAAGATCGCAAAGAGCTCGATGGCTTGTACGAATGTATCTTGTGCGCATGCTGTTCGACCTCTTGCCCGTCGTTCTGGTGGAATCCAGACAAATTCGTTGGCCCAGCCGGCTTGCTGGCGGCGTATCGCTTTATTGCTGATACACGCGATGAAGCGACTAGCCAGCGTCTGGATGATCTGGAAGACCCATATCGCCTGTTCCGTTGCCACAGCATCATGAACTGTGTGGATGTGTGCCCGAAAGAGCTCAATCCGACTAAGGCCATCGGTAAGATCAAAGATCTGATGGTAAAACGTATTAGCTAA
- the sdhA gene encoding succinate dehydrogenase flavoprotein subunit — MSKAIPVRKFDAIIVGAGGAGLRAALQLSEAGMKTAVLSKVFPTRSHTVAAQGGVSASLGNSEPDHWHWHMYDTVKGSDWLGDQDAIEFMCREAPNVVIELEHFGMPFDRNSDGTIYQRPFGGHMSNFGEKPVRRACAAADRTGHAMLHALYQRNVRANTQFFVEWMALDLIRDEEGNVQGVVAMEMETSEVVIFQAKATLFATGGAGRIFSSSTNAFINTGDGLGMAARAGIPLEDMEFWQFHPTGVAGAGVLITEGVRGEGGILRNSEGERFMERYAPNAKDLASRDVVSRAMVTEINEGRGCGPNKDHVLLDITHLDPEVIMSKLPGIREISIKFAGVDPIKAPIPVVPTCHYQMGGIPTNYKGEVVVGDQIVQGFYAAGECACASVHGANRLGTNSLLDLLVFGKSSGNSMIDYIKSAPKDLPELAMQDVERSVARVARLDNQKEGTNVNEARLAMQRTMQAHCGVFRFNDMLKQGVSKILEVEQMVKTTVIADKSKTFNTARLEALELENLIEVAKATMISAEARKESRGAHVRDDAEDTAERPNGRDDANWLKHTLWHREGNKLEYKPVNMKPLTVDTIALKTRSY, encoded by the coding sequence ATGAGCAAGGCTATTCCAGTTCGCAAGTTTGACGCCATTATTGTTGGCGCGGGTGGTGCCGGTCTGCGCGCCGCATTGCAACTCTCTGAAGCGGGTATGAAAACCGCTGTATTGTCGAAAGTATTCCCAACGCGTTCGCACACGGTAGCGGCACAAGGTGGTGTTTCGGCGTCTTTGGGCAATTCAGAGCCGGATCATTGGCACTGGCATATGTACGACACGGTAAAAGGTTCGGACTGGTTGGGTGATCAGGACGCAATCGAATTTATGTGTCGTGAAGCGCCGAATGTTGTTATTGAACTTGAACACTTCGGTATGCCGTTTGACCGCAACTCTGATGGCACGATCTACCAGCGCCCATTTGGCGGCCACATGAGCAACTTTGGTGAAAAACCAGTTCGCCGTGCCTGTGCTGCTGCTGACCGTACTGGTCACGCCATGTTGCACGCTTTGTACCAACGCAACGTACGCGCCAATACTCAATTCTTCGTTGAGTGGATGGCGCTAGATCTGATTCGTGACGAAGAAGGCAATGTGCAAGGCGTGGTGGCGATGGAGATGGAAACATCTGAAGTCGTGATTTTCCAAGCCAAAGCAACTCTGTTTGCAACAGGCGGTGCTGGTCGTATTTTCTCATCGTCTACTAATGCGTTTATCAATACTGGCGATGGACTGGGTATGGCTGCACGTGCAGGCATTCCGCTGGAAGACATGGAATTCTGGCAATTCCACCCAACTGGCGTCGCTGGCGCGGGTGTCTTGATTACCGAAGGTGTACGCGGCGAAGGCGGTATTTTGCGTAACTCGGAAGGCGAGCGTTTCATGGAACGTTACGCGCCAAATGCGAAAGACTTGGCATCACGTGATGTTGTGTCACGTGCGATGGTGACCGAGATTAACGAAGGCCGTGGCTGTGGTCCAAACAAAGACCACGTTTTGCTCGACATCACTCACCTCGACCCAGAAGTGATCATGTCGAAATTGCCAGGTATTCGTGAAATTTCGATCAAGTTCGCCGGTGTTGACCCGATCAAAGCGCCAATTCCTGTGGTACCAACTTGCCACTACCAGATGGGCGGTATTCCTACTAACTACAAAGGCGAAGTGGTGGTGGGCGATCAAATCGTTCAAGGCTTCTACGCTGCGGGTGAGTGCGCGTGTGCATCAGTTCACGGTGCGAATCGCTTGGGTACCAACTCATTGCTCGACTTGCTGGTATTCGGCAAATCATCCGGCAATAGCATGATCGACTACATCAAATCTGCGCCAAAAGACTTACCAGAGTTGGCGATGCAAGACGTTGAGCGCTCGGTTGCACGTGTTGCCCGTCTGGATAACCAGAAAGAAGGCACCAACGTCAACGAAGCACGTTTGGCAATGCAACGCACGATGCAAGCGCACTGCGGTGTATTCCGCTTTAACGACATGCTCAAACAAGGTGTATCCAAGATTTTGGAAGTTGAGCAAATGGTGAAAACCACCGTCATTGCCGACAAATCGAAGACTTTCAATACCGCACGTCTTGAAGCGCTGGAGCTGGAAAATCTGATCGAAGTCGCCAAAGCCACGATGATCTCTGCGGAAGCTCGTAAAGAGTCTCGCGGCGCGCACGTACGGGATGATGCCGAAGACACTGCTGAGCGTCCAAATGGCCGTGATGATGCCAACTGGTTGAAACACACCTTGTGGCACCGTGAAGGTAACAAACTTGAATACAAACCAGTCAATATGAAGCCTTTGACTGTTGACACGATCGCGCTCAAAACGCGTTCGTACTAA
- the sdhD gene encoding succinate dehydrogenase, hydrophobic membrane anchor protein — protein sequence MVKRHVVGAHYGLRDWLVQRVTAVIMLAYTIGVVAFILLANGASFEAWQQLFGCTWVKVVTTISITALLWHAWVGVRDIWMDYIQHVGVRLTMHVLTLLWLLGSLIYMVKVVWGVA from the coding sequence ATGGTAAAGCGTCATGTAGTGGGTGCGCACTATGGTTTGCGCGATTGGTTGGTGCAGCGTGTGACTGCTGTGATTATGCTGGCTTACACCATTGGTGTGGTAGCGTTCATTTTGTTAGCAAATGGCGCTTCTTTTGAGGCTTGGCAACAATTGTTCGGCTGTACATGGGTGAAAGTGGTTACGACGATTTCGATTACTGCTTTGCTGTGGCATGCATGGGTTGGTGTGCGTGATATCTGGATGGATTACATCCAGCACGTAGGTGTTCGCCTGACGATGCACGTTCTGACATTGCTGTGGTTGCTGGGCAGCTTGATTTATATGGTTAAAGTAGTGTGGGGTGTTGCATGA
- the sdhC gene encoding succinate dehydrogenase, cytochrome b556 subunit has product MQKARPKHLALWQIRLPLPGIVSILHRISGALMFAAIPFMLYALEGSLSSAERFAAFKECIAHPVTKLFLLAVLWAYLHHACAGTRFLFLDIHKGTDLKTARATAYVVLAVSLSLTAIIGALTW; this is encoded by the coding sequence ATGCAAAAAGCACGCCCCAAGCACCTTGCGCTGTGGCAGATCCGTCTGCCATTGCCAGGGATTGTGTCCATCTTGCACCGGATTAGTGGTGCGCTGATGTTCGCGGCCATCCCATTCATGTTGTATGCCTTGGAGGGCTCTTTGTCTTCCGCTGAGCGCTTTGCGGCTTTCAAAGAGTGCATCGCTCATCCAGTGACCAAACTATTTTTGCTGGCCGTGTTGTGGGCCTACCTGCACCACGCCTGTGCGGGTACTCGTTTCCTGTTTTTGGATATCCACAAAGGTACTGATCTGAAAACTGCTCGCGCGACTGCTTATGTGGTGTTGGCTGTGAGCTTGTCTTTAACAGCGATTATCGGAGCGTTGACATGGTAA
- a CDS encoding GntR family transcriptional regulator, translated as MKKLAAQPLYKQVIREVMAAVEAGEWQEDESLPSEMELGHRFGVSQGTVRKALDVLVAESVLYRRQGVGTFVAGMSDFLMRGRFALLTDPKGETPKIELLGCVRIHAGEQLAEILGLRRGAALWQVRRLLRVAGQIVGLEELLLPEANFPELEMRRIRELKGNLRELCWRDFGVRLQDGETRYRAVSAGSAEARLLQVELNEPLLQLVRLAKDFSGKPQVWSVAWLKTEQLAFEPSVAA; from the coding sequence ATGAAAAAGTTAGCGGCACAACCTTTATATAAGCAGGTCATTCGCGAAGTGATGGCGGCAGTAGAGGCGGGTGAGTGGCAGGAAGATGAAAGCCTGCCGAGCGAAATGGAGCTGGGGCATCGCTTTGGGGTGAGTCAAGGTACCGTTCGCAAAGCCCTCGATGTTTTGGTGGCCGAATCTGTGTTGTATCGGCGCCAAGGCGTTGGTACTTTTGTCGCTGGGATGAGTGACTTCTTGATGCGTGGTCGTTTTGCTCTGTTGACTGATCCGAAAGGCGAAACACCTAAGATTGAATTGCTCGGTTGTGTGCGTATTCATGCTGGCGAGCAATTGGCTGAGATTTTAGGTTTGCGCCGTGGTGCGGCATTGTGGCAAGTGCGTCGCTTGCTGCGAGTTGCGGGGCAAATTGTCGGTCTGGAAGAGTTGTTACTTCCTGAGGCGAATTTTCCAGAGCTGGAAATGCGTCGGATTCGTGAGTTGAAGGGTAATTTGCGAGAGTTGTGCTGGCGTGATTTTGGTGTGCGCTTGCAAGATGGCGAAACTCGCTATCGCGCGGTAAGTGCGGGTTCCGCTGAGGCGCGTTTGTTGCAAGTTGAGCTGAATGAACCGCTGTTGCAGTTGGTGCGTTTGGCGAAAGATTTTTCAGGTAAGCCGCAGGTTTGGAGTGTGGCTTGGCTTAAAACTGAGCAGCTGGCGTTTGAGCCATCTGTCGCAGCCTAA
- a CDS encoding malate dehydrogenase: MSQKKPVRVAVTGAAGQIGYSLLFRIASGAMLGPDQPVILQLLDITPSLPALNGVVMELDDCAFPLLQGIVQSDDPEVAFKDADIALLVGARPRGPGMERKDLLEANGAIFTTQGKALNKVASRDVKVLVVGNPANTNAYIAMKNAPDLNPANFTAMMRLDHNRALTQIAQKTGSAVTDVTKMIIWGNHSATQYPDLFHAEVKGANAATLINDQKWLETEFIPTVQQRGAAIIKARGLSSAASAANAAIDHIRNWVLGTPEGDWVTMGVPANGEYGYEDLIYGYPVTCKDGKYTIIQGLEISEFSRARMDATAKELSEERDAVKHLIA; the protein is encoded by the coding sequence ATGTCACAAAAAAAACCTGTACGCGTTGCCGTTACCGGCGCAGCTGGTCAAATTGGCTATAGCCTGTTGTTCCGTATTGCTTCTGGTGCAATGCTCGGCCCAGATCAGCCAGTTATTTTGCAATTGTTGGATATTACTCCTTCACTACCAGCATTGAACGGTGTAGTGATGGAATTGGATGATTGCGCATTCCCATTGTTGCAAGGCATCGTACAAAGTGATGACCCTGAAGTAGCGTTTAAAGACGCTGACATCGCCCTACTGGTTGGCGCACGTCCACGCGGCCCAGGCATGGAGCGTAAGGATCTGCTCGAAGCCAATGGCGCAATTTTCACAACCCAAGGTAAAGCACTGAACAAAGTAGCTAGCCGTGACGTTAAAGTTTTGGTAGTCGGCAACCCAGCTAATACCAATGCTTACATCGCAATGAAAAACGCACCAGATCTGAACCCAGCTAACTTCACTGCGATGATGCGCCTGGACCACAACCGTGCACTGACTCAAATCGCTCAGAAAACCGGTTCAGCCGTTACTGATGTGACGAAAATGATCATCTGGGGCAATCACTCAGCAACTCAGTATCCAGATTTGTTCCACGCTGAGGTTAAGGGCGCGAACGCGGCAACTTTGATCAACGATCAAAAATGGCTCGAAACCGAATTCATCCCAACCGTGCAACAACGTGGCGCGGCAATTATTAAAGCGCGCGGCTTGTCGTCTGCGGCTTCTGCGGCGAACGCAGCGATCGACCATATCCGTAACTGGGTATTGGGCACACCGGAAGGCGATTGGGTAACAATGGGCGTACCAGCCAACGGCGAGTACGGCTATGAAGACTTGATCTACGGCTACCCAGTAACTTGTAAAGATGGCAAATACACCATCATCCAAGGTCTGGAAATCAGCGAGTTCAGCCGTGCACGCATGGATGCAACAGCAAAAGAATTGTCTGAAGAACGTGATGCAGTTAAACACTTGATCGCCTAA
- a CDS encoding phasin family protein, with amino-acid sequence MFNAQKQFAELGQANLEKSLRLTNIALAGAERLFQLQLSIARDLLAENAETAKSLSQVKSVQDLVELQKTLSQPGVEKTIAVARTVYEAASSTQAELNKLIEEQVLEFNKNLVTSLDQVAQQAPAGSAAVNLIKNAVESANTAFDTVQKTGKRIADNLTEATVAAVETGAKSVAAATKAANKAA; translated from the coding sequence ATGTTTAACGCACAAAAACAGTTTGCTGAGCTGGGCCAAGCTAATCTTGAAAAATCTTTGCGTCTGACTAACATCGCTTTGGCGGGTGCCGAGCGTTTGTTTCAGTTGCAATTAAGCATCGCACGCGATTTACTGGCCGAAAATGCTGAAACCGCTAAATCGTTGTCACAAGTGAAAAGCGTGCAAGATTTGGTCGAGTTGCAAAAAACCTTGTCACAGCCTGGCGTGGAAAAAACCATCGCAGTTGCTCGCACGGTATACGAAGCAGCAAGTAGCACACAAGCAGAATTGAATAAATTGATCGAAGAGCAAGTGCTGGAATTTAACAAAAATCTGGTTACTTCTTTGGATCAAGTGGCGCAGCAGGCACCAGCAGGTAGCGCGGCCGTTAATCTGATCAAAAACGCAGTTGAAAGTGCTAATACTGCATTCGATACAGTGCAAAAAACTGGCAAACGTATCGCTGATAATTTGACTGAAGCGACAGTTGCAGCCGTTGAAACTGGGGCGAAAAGTGTAGCCGCGGCGACTAAAGCGGCTAATAAAGCAGCTTAA